From Anopheles funestus chromosome 3RL, idAnoFuneDA-416_04, whole genome shotgun sequence, a single genomic window includes:
- the LOC125770732 gene encoding thioredoxin, mitochondrial, with product MMAALQKIFNLRAPIGTLVRGISTSVPRFEIFKVQTPEEFNEKVRNSKDPVIVDFFATWCAPCRMLTPRIETVIGENAGKIKLAKVDIDEHTDLALDYEVASVPVLLAIRNGKVEQRLVGLQDTDKLRTWVQNVVGTTK from the exons ATGATGGCAGCCCTacaaaaaatcttcaatttgCGCGCTCCTATTGGTACCTTAGTGCGAGGTATCAGCACCAGTGTACCAAGGTTCGAAATCTTCAAAGTACAAACCCCGGAAGAGTTCAACGAAAAAGTTCGCAACAGCAAGGACCCGGTGATAGTGGACTTCTTTGCAAC CTGGTGTGCCCCATGTCGCATGTTAACACCCCGAATCGAAACAGTAATTGGCGAAAATGCGGGCAAAATAAAGCTGGCAAAG GTTGATATTGATGAGCACACGGATCTAGCGCTGGATTATGAAGTGGCGTCCGTCCCTGTACTGCTAGCGATTCGCAACGGTAAAGTTGAACAGCGGTTGGTCGGTTTGCAGGATACGGATAAGCTGCGAACGTGGGTGCAGAATGTGGTGGGAACCACTAAATGA
- the LOC125770699 gene encoding uncharacterized protein C7orf50 homolog, whose product MGKKNKIKHAEAATENVTIAEELDGQQAPSVKKKGKKQLATEIESTVATNGSASNGVKKAIVNKKIKADKNDGKDTESKTKQKKGIKDATVEADEELISFKKPGKKRSAEPEKSNEEVPTKVSKADSKLISAGTTIDQIAGVKLNTKKAKREKRREKHAVQVAEQKKKLKEKEREEIRQYLTCWNTNRAMWKFHKLRQIHIQDHVFDEDEINADLWPIALDYLSGSKGASKDILVQKAKSIIKEGDAAAAGDGDETLQASSKYERARALIQCLG is encoded by the exons ATGggtaaaaagaataaaataaagcatgCCGAGGCAGCAACGGAAAATGTGACCATCGCTGAAGAATTAG ACGGTCAGCAAGCACCATCGGTcaagaaaaaaggcaaaaagcaACTGGCTACCGAAATTGAAAGCACGGTAGCAACGAACGGCAGTGCTTCGAATGGGGTTAAAAAGGCCATTgtcaataagaaaattaaagccGACAAAAACGACGGAAAAGATACAGAGTCGAAaactaaacagaaaaaaggcatcAAGGATGCTACTGTGGAAGCGGACGAGGAACTCATTTCGTTTAAAAAACCTGGCAAGAAACGTTCCGCCGAGCCGGAAAAGTCGAACGAAGAGGTACCGACGAAGGTGTCCAAAGCCGATAGTAAACTTATATCGGCTGGAACGACAATCGATCAAATTGCTGGTGTAAAGCTGAACACCAAAAAGGCTAAACGGGAGAAAAGGCGTGAAAAGCACGCTGTGCAAGTTGcggaacagaagaaaaagttgaaaGAGAAGGAACGGGAAGAAATCCGGCAGTATCTGACCTGTTGGAATACGAACCGAGCGATGTGGAAGTTTCACAAGCTGCGACAGATCCATATTCAGGATCACGTATTTGATGAGGATGAGATTAATGCTGACCTGTGGCCTATCGCGCTGGATTATTTGAGTGGTTCGAAGGGCGCTAGTAAGGATATATTGGTGCAGAAAGCCAAAAGCATTATAAAGGAAGGTGATGCTGCGGCAGCTGGAGATGGTGATGAAACTTTGCAGGCTAGTAGCAAATACGAACGTGCCAGAGCATTAATACAGTGTTTGGGATAA
- the LOC125770637 gene encoding E3 ubiquitin-protein ligase MARCHF6 — translation MEGDICRVCRCEAQSDRPLFHPCICTGSIKWIHQDCLMQWMRYSRKEYCELCGHRFSFTPIYSPDMPRVLPLKYVAKGLLSSVGTAVKYWIHYTLVALAWLGIVPLTAYRTYRFLFSGSIEMVLTLPIDMFSTENITIDVFRGCFVVTCTLFTFIGLVWLREQIIHGGGPDWLEQDDPQVPEAAANGNGPANVRQPEAEVPDDDAANNNNNNNNNDDNNNEEEHNNNNNNNFLDNNLLNNRNAADEPLLHGQQQDPVVPNVIQPDAEALRRPVHRANFGEPPADNVPIDPAEPPPVADEPPEAVINEPEAEAAGDEANWNPMEWERAAEELTWERLLGLDGSMVFLEHVFWVVSLNTAFIVLFAFCPYSIGNFLISFLGINAPGKQLTYFHGLLTTMLGYCVIGITLVKLHAIARFLRWRRQRRILGLCYIVVKVSLLSVVEIGVLPLVCGWWLDICSLPMFDATLKDRKASFKVAPGTSLFIHWMFGMVYVYYFASFIVLLREVLRPGVLWFLRNLNDPDFSPIQEMIHLSILRHTRRLISSATIFGSAVLLMLWAPIQILKTFWPTFLPYTLSGDSEVNELSLQLLLLQFVLPSFFEQSHTRIWLKGLVRIWCNVVARMLGIKSYLLGADPRPNEDDAAPPRQQPDVGAGLAAAHQAIMQRDVPVGFQPYERPQFFGVRLIGLLVLMCISLAIGSLAVLTIPVWIGRYGMALGSIGSSNIAPPPSAVSSTGTETPARPHELYTAAIGMYLCWLISRGIALAVNLLPQGRAAVIARIKHWMSIATSYAMAMIVFVHMLGVIPLMFGLLLELVVVIPLRVPPDQTPVLFLWQDWALGVLYTKIACALTLMGPDWALKRAIEQAYRDGLRDINLNFIVRELGIPVITCFGLALAVPYVIAHSILPLFFTNPLTRTFFARQIYPFFLLIAFVIGILVLQVRQFKKLYVAIKNDKYLVGQRLVNYDHQRKKRRPSVVAGEEDPSGTTATATAAAGDDGGTDGNGTATSSTLTEPSNDGSAATSTVNDDPGSNSERIRVAMDALQ, via the exons ATGGAAGGTGATATTTGTCGGGTGTGCCGTTGTGAGGCCCAATCCGATCGGCCGCTGTTCCATCCATGCATCTGCACCGGTAGCATCAAGTGGATACATCAGGACTGTCTGATGCAGTGGATGCGTTACTCGCGCAAAGAGTACTGTGAGCTGTGCGGGCACCGATTTTCCTTCACGCCTATCTATTCACCCGATATGCCACGCGTTCTACCACTGAAGTACGTTGCCAAGGGGTTGCTCAGTTCGGTTGGAACGGCCGTTAAGTATTGGATACACTATACGCTTGTCGCACTCGCCTGGCTGGGAATCGTGCCGCTGACCGCGTACCGAACGTATCGGTTCCTGTTTTCCGGCTCGATCGAAATGGTCCTCACGCTACCGATTGATATGTTCTCCACGGAGAACATTACCATCGACGTGTTTAGGGGCTGCTTCGTGGTCACCTGCACACTATTCACCTTCATCGGGCTTGTATGGTTGCGGGAGCAAATTATTCACGGCGGTGGTCCGGATTGGCTCGAGCAGGACGATCCACAGGTACCGGAGGCGGCCGCAAACGGGAACGGTCCAGCCAATGTGCGTCAGCCGGAGGCTGAAGTGCCCGACGATGATGCTgctaacaataataataacaacaacaacaatgatGATAACAACAACGAGGAAGagcataacaacaacaacaataacaacttTCTCGATAATAATCTGCTCAACAATCGCAATGCAGCCGATGAACCGTTGCTGCACGGACAGCAGCAAGATCCCGTCGTACCAAACGTTATACAGCCGGATGCGGAAGCGCTACGTCGTCCGGTGCATCGGGCAAACTTTGGCGAACCACCTGCCGACAATGTGCCAATAGATCCGGCGGAACCACCACCGGTAGCAGATGAGCCACCGGAGGCGGTCATAAACGAACCCGAGGCGGAAGCAGCTGGCGATGAAGCGAACTGGAACCCGATGGAATGGGAACGGGCAGCAGAAGAGCTAACCTGGGAGCGTTTGCTCGGTCTGGACGGTTCCATGGTGTTTCTCGAGCACGTATTTTGGGTCGTTTCCCTGAACACGGCATTCATTGTGCTGTTTGCCTTCTGTCCCTACTCGATCGGAAACTTTCTGATTTCGTTCCTTGGCATCAACGCGCCGGGCAAACAGTTGACGTACTTTCATGGGCTACTCACCACCATGCTGGGATATTGCGTGATCGGCATTACGCTGGTGAAGTTGCATGCGATCGCGCGGTTTCTGCGCTGGAGACGTCAACGGCGCATCCTAGGCCTGTGCTACATCGTGGTGAAGGTGTCACTGCTGTCCGTCGTGGAAATCGGTGTGCTGCCGCTTGTTTGTGGCTGGTGGCTAGACATCTGCTCCCTACCGATGTTTGACGCCACGCTCAAGGATCGTAAGGCGAGCTTTAAGGTTGCGCCGGGCACATCCCTGTTCATCCACTGGATGTTTGGCATGGTGTATGTGTACTATTTTGCGTCCTTTATCGTACTGCTGCGGGAAGTACTGCGGCCCGGTGTGCTTTGGTTTTTGCGCAATCTAAATGATCCCGATTTTAGCCCCATTCAG GAAATGATTCACCTGTCGATTTTACGTCACACGCGCCGTTTAATATCATCGGCCACGATCTTTGGTTCGGCCGTACTACTGATGCTTTGGGCACCCATACAAATCCTTAAAACGTTCTGGCCCACATTCCTGCCCTACACACTGTCAGGTGATTCGGAAGTGAACGAGCTTAGTCTacagttgctgctgctacag TTTGTTCTGCCCAGCTTCTTCGAACAATCGCACACCCGAATCTGGTTGAAAGGTTTGGTACGCATCTGGTGCAATGTGGTGGCCCGTATGCTTGGCATCAAGAGCTATCTGCTCGGGGCGGATCCACGCCCGAACGAGGACGATGCGGCCCCACCCAGGCAGCAACCAGATGTTGGTGCCGGATTGGCTGCTGCCCATCAGGCCATCATGCAGCGCGATGTACCGGTCGGATTTCAGCCCTACGAACGGCCGCAGTTCTTCGGCGTACGTTTGATAGGGCTGCTGGTGCTGATGTGCATTAGCTTGGCGATCGGATCGCTGGCCGTACTGACGATTCCGGTGTGGATCGGACGCTACGGGATGGCACTTGGATCGATAGGATCGTCCAACATTGCACCACCCCCGAGTGCGGTCAGCAGCACGGGCACGGAAACGCCAGCCCGCCCACACGAACTGTACACCGCCGCGATCGGGATGTATCTTTGCTGGTTGATCTCGCGTGGCATCGCGCTGGCAGTGAATCTGTTGCCGCAGGGAAGAGCCGCCGTCATCGCGCGCATCAAACATTGGATGTCGATTGCAACCTCGTACGCGATGGCGATGATCGTGTTCGTGCACATGCTCGGTGTGATTCCGCTGATGTTCGGACTGCTGCTAGAGCTGGTCGTGGTGATACCTTTGCGCGTGCCACCAGACCAAACGCCGGTTCTGTTCCTGTGGCAGGATTGGGCACTAGGTGTACTCTACACAAAGATTGCTTGCGCCCTCACGCTGATGGGTCCGGACTGGGCCCTGAAGCGTGCGATCGAACAAGCCTACCGGGACGGGCTGCGCGATATAAACCTGAACTTTATCGTGCGCGAACTGGGCATACCGGTGATTACGTGCTTCGGGCTAGCGCTGGCCGTCCCGTACGTGATCGCCCATTCGATCCTTCCGCTGTTCTTTACGAATCCGCTCACGCGTACGTTCTTCGCGCGGCAGATCTACCCCTTCTTCCTGCTGATCGCGTTCGTGATCGGAATCCTTGTGCTGCAGGTGCGCCAGTTCAAGAAGCTCTACGTGGCGATCAAGAACGACAAGTATCTTGTCGGTCAGCGGTTAGTGAACTATGACCATCAGCGCAAAAAGCGACGTCCATCGGTGGTCGCAGGCGAGGAAGATCCTTCGGGCACGACAGCAACGGCGACAGCAGCCGCTGGCGATGATGGTGGCACTGATGGCAACGGCACGGCAACATCGTCCACATTGACGGAACCGAGCAATGATGGATCGGCCGCCACATCGACGGTAAACGATGATCCTGGAAGCAACAGCGAACGAATTCGCGTAGCAATGGATGCTCTGCAGTAG
- the LOC125770687 gene encoding decapping nuclease DXO homolog — MFVITDVDPDPRHPARQSKAFPTITKPNLVGFFSLNHDRKYDPSAVQLKYLTLPPGPRTDLRLDLNEGFEIHHPKPSSAKEEKIDMLLNFIRQAERPRELWTTTAKGRLKLKHDFVCFRGLLRMISCTPYDWKTPWIVQAVRYRGTIYLCEKPTTEKLESERNETEQQKRFCYYGFKFEQYILTEQPHSKPDTSAPVMLGEEFCSMFDTTVAGHRVLYGAEMDGIVASNQPLDRERLRLEELRRCEFVEVKVKRKETTQRQVDNFHRFKTKNWWCQSFLVNVQRLVVGLRDDAGIVREIIDMKLNDIQRDSRPFWSPSICMNFCAEFLSEVVRTIGETDNSRKVYQFEYDSRESRRVRYRVLPEDEGHREAFLPDWYTGYVEKMQPKF, encoded by the coding sequence ATGTTCGTCATAACTGACGTCGATCCCGATCCGAGACATCCTGCCCGACAGTCGAAAGCATTCCCCACAATAACGAAACCCAATTTGGTTGGATTTTTTAGCCTTAACCATGACCGGAAGTATGACCCATCGGCGGTGCAGCTTAAGTACCTTACACTACCACCCGGGCCGAGAACAGACCTGCGACTCGATCTTAACGAAGGGTTCGAAATACATCACCCGAAACCGAGCAGTGCAAAAGAGGAAAAGATCGATATGCTGCTGAACTTCATACGCCAAGCAGAACGACCGCGGGAACTATGGACCACAACGGCGAAGGGTCGATTAAAGCTGAAGCATGATTTTGTATGCTTCCGTGGTTTGCTTAGGATGATTTCCTGCACACCGTACGATTGGAAAACGCCATGGATCGTGCAGGCAGTACGCTATCGTGGCACAATTTACCTGTGCGAAAAGCCTACCACCGAAAAGCTTGAATCGGAACGCAACGAAACGGAACAGCAGAAGCGTTTCTGTTACTATGGCTTCAAGTTCGAGCAGTACATACTTACGGAGCAACCCCACAGCAAACCGGACACGTCGGCACCGGTCATGCTGGGGGAGGAATTCTGCTCCATGTTCGATACGACAGTTGCCGGCCATCGGGTGCTTTATGGTGCGGAAATGGATGGTATCGTTGCGTCGAACCAACCACTCGATCGCGAACGGCTTCGGTTAGAGGAACTGCGCCGCTGCGAGTTTGTAGAGGTGAAGGTAAAGCGCAAGGAAACGACCCAACGACAGGTGGACAATTTCCACCGGTTCAAGACAAAGAATTGGTGGTGCCAAAGCTTTCTGGTGAACGTACAACGACTGGTTGTGGGGTTGCGTGACGATGCGGGAATTGTACGAGAAATAATCGACATGAAACTGAACGACATTCAGCGTGATTCCCGTCCATTCTGGTCACCATCAATCTGTATGAACTTTTGTGCGGAATTTCTTTCGGAAGTGGTGCGCACAATTGGCGAAACCGATAACAGCCGTAAGGTTTATCAGTTTGAGTACGATTCGCGGGAAAGTCGCCGGGTACGATATCGGGTACTGCCGGAGGACGAAGGCCACCGGGAAGCGTTTCTTCCGGATTGGTACACGGGGTACGTTGAAAAAATGCAACCTAAGTTCTAG
- the LOC125770686 gene encoding pentatricopeptide repeat-containing protein 2, mitochondrial-like: MFRKSLVAFSAFTKACGSPHYRNLYSASALGIEGYQAYREKTRTQHLHNVDNFKRKMRDFVSGSSTNMIFTEDLKNIIHLIDNTPEDKQLLKDTVMRYNQQGKELRFGNYVFGPVIMRACHHLGDADLALDLFKTAGADGFFEQLTSYQILGDMLYEKGRYQDVRELFDAIKSHQIQGGRFPKHCITLTFAACYKENTADSFKYAMDLWKELNSVGHVPMRKATAFAAALALSNGRPEIAIEILGTIAKGNYVTVRQLKTLSLCALNRLEDVVPIFRSVLEVKGPFEKQQTFCREVIQKVQDTVKEAKAINPSTTVQDLERMLEYLETNGQIVNETLDSMLCSEIVSTAQRNDGKSNLADSYNTRGGRMQEQRNFRPTKKYQQIRPGLSDMN, translated from the exons atgtttcgCAAAAGTCTAGTTGCATTCAGTGCATTTACCAAAGCAT GCGGTTCGCCTCATTATAGAAATTTGTATTCAGCATCGGCCCTTGGCATTGAAGGGTATCAGGCATATAGGGAGAAAACCCGTACCCAGCATCTTCACAATGTCGACAACTTCAAGCGCAAAATGCGTGACTTTGTGTCCGGATCGTCCACGAACATGATCTTTACCGAGGATTTGAAAAACATCATCCATTTGATCGATAACACACCGGAAGATAAGCAGCTGCTAAAGGACACGGTCATGCGGTACAACCAGCAGGGCAAAGAGCTGCGGTTCGGCAATTATGTGTTCGGTCCGGTCATTATGCGCGCCTGTCACCATTTGGGCGATGCGGATTTGGCGCTTGATCTGTTCAAAACTGCCGGTGCGGATGGATTTTTTGAACAGCTGACTAGTTATCAAATATTGGGCGATATGCTGTACGAGAAGGGTCGCTACCAGGATGTGCGGGAATTGTTCGATGCGATCAAATCTCATCAGATACAGGGAGGTCGGTTTCCCAAACATTGCATTACGCTTACGTTTGCCGCTTGTTACAAGGAAAACACGGCCGACTCGTTCAAGTACGCGATGGATCTGTGGAAGGAGCTGAATTCCGTCGGTCATGTACCGATGCGAAAGGCAACTGCGTTTGCAGCGGCACTCGCGTTAAGCAACGGCCGACCGGAAATAGCTATAGAGATTCTAGGCACTATTGCTAAGGGCAACTATGTGACCGTGCGGCAATTAAAAACGTTGTCCCTGTGCGCACTGAACCGGCTGGAAGATGTGGTACCGATCTTTCGCTCGGTGCTGGAAGTGAAGGGACCGTTCGAGAAGCAGCAAACTTTCTGCCGGGAAGTGATTCAAAAGGTACAAGACACGGTTAAGGAGGCGAAGGCGATAAACCCTTCGACCACGGTACAAGACCTGGAACGGATGCTGGAATACCTCGAAACTAATGGACAGATCGTGAACGAAACGTTGGACAGCATGCTTTGTTCGGAGATAGTGTCGACGGCGCAGCGAAACGACGGCAAGAGCAACCTTGCGGATAGTTACAATACACGGGGCGGTCGTATGCAGGAGCAGCGAAACTTTCGACCAACCAAAAAGTATCAACAAATAAGACCAGGTCTGTCGGATATGAACTAG